In the Staphylococcus sp. IVB6240 genome, one interval contains:
- a CDS encoding asparaginase has product MKRLLVIHTGGTISMSEDESNTVNTNGDNPIANHQELIQKYADITEVMPFTVPSPHITINHVKQIKELIMTHVDEFDGFVITHGTDTLEETAFLLDLTLVTSKPVVITGAMRSSNEIGSDGLYNFIASIRVASADDSHQKGVMVVFNDEIHTARNVTKTHTSNTNTFQSPNHGPLGVITKSGIYFHHRPYAKKGLPDIDTDLDVVLIKAHMDMGSEILNFYAEKQVDGIVIEALGQGNLPPTAVDGLDKCLDANIPIVLVSRSFNGIVSAVYGYAGGGHQLQNKGVIFSNGLNGQKARLKLLVALSNGYDHQMIRDYFNN; this is encoded by the coding sequence ATGAAACGATTATTAGTGATTCATACGGGCGGAACAATTAGTATGTCTGAAGATGAATCTAATACTGTGAATACAAATGGTGATAATCCAATCGCAAATCATCAAGAATTAATTCAGAAATATGCCGATATTACAGAAGTGATGCCATTTACAGTCCCTTCTCCGCATATCACAATTAATCATGTGAAACAAATAAAAGAATTGATTATGACGCATGTAGACGAATTTGATGGATTTGTGATTACACACGGAACAGATACATTAGAAGAAACAGCATTTTTATTAGATTTGACGCTTGTGACTTCAAAACCAGTCGTCATTACGGGGGCTATGCGTTCATCGAATGAAATTGGGTCAGATGGCCTTTATAATTTTATCGCATCAATACGTGTCGCTTCTGCTGATGACTCCCATCAAAAGGGCGTTATGGTCGTCTTTAATGATGAAATACATACTGCACGCAATGTTACTAAAACACATACATCGAATACAAATACTTTCCAAAGCCCAAACCATGGGCCACTTGGTGTCATAACAAAATCAGGTATTTATTTTCATCATCGTCCTTACGCTAAAAAAGGGCTGCCTGATATTGATACTGACTTAGATGTGGTGCTCATTAAAGCGCATATGGATATGGGTAGTGAGATTCTTAATTTTTATGCTGAAAAACAAGTCGATGGTATTGTGATTGAAGCATTAGGACAAGGAAATTTACCACCTACAGCAGTAGATGGTTTAGACAAATGTTTGGATGCAAATATTCCGATTGTTCTTGTATCACGTTCATTTAACGGTATCGTGAGTGCTGTCTATGGTTACGCAGGTGGGGGTCACCAATTACAAAATAAAGGTGTTATTTTCTCAAATGGATTGAATGGTCAGAAAGCACGCTTAAAATTGCTAGTGGCGTTAAGTAATGGTTATGATCATCAGATGATTCGTGATTATTTCAATAACTAA
- the cmk gene encoding (d)CMP kinase, translated as MTAINIAIDGPAAAGKSTIAKRVATALNMIYVDTGAMYRAITYFYLNHQNSFENFDEMMTKVDLNLIYDEEKGQRVILNNEDVTDYLRSNEVTDNVSFVASKDAVRKYLVKAQQALAENKGIVMDGRDIGTTVLPEAEVKVYMIASVEERAQRRLKDNAERGISSTLKQLKKDIADRDAYDMNREISPLVKAEDAIEIDTTGLSIEDVTERILQLANDAKAK; from the coding sequence ATGACAGCTATTAATATTGCCATTGATGGCCCAGCTGCTGCTGGAAAAAGTACAATCGCAAAACGTGTTGCGACAGCTTTAAATATGATTTACGTTGATACAGGTGCGATGTATCGTGCAATTACTTATTTCTACTTAAATCATCAAAATTCATTTGAAAATTTTGATGAGATGATGACAAAAGTGGATTTAAATCTCATTTATGACGAGGAAAAAGGTCAACGCGTGATATTGAACAATGAAGATGTCACTGACTACTTGCGCAGTAATGAAGTCACAGACAATGTGTCATTTGTCGCGTCTAAAGATGCTGTACGTAAGTATTTAGTGAAAGCCCAACAAGCATTAGCAGAAAATAAAGGCATTGTTATGGATGGTCGCGACATTGGAACGACTGTTTTACCTGAAGCAGAAGTAAAGGTTTATATGATTGCATCTGTTGAAGAACGTGCTCAACGCCGTTTAAAAGATAATGCAGAACGTGGTATCTCTTCAACACTTAAGCAATTGAAAAAAGATATTGCAGATCGCGATGCATATGATATGAATCGTGAAATATCACCGCTTGTTAAGGCTGAAGATGCCATTGAAATCGATACAACAGGGTTATCAATAGAAGACGTAACAGAACGTATACTACAACTTGCAAATGACGCAAAAGCAAAATAA
- the rpsA gene encoding 30S ribosomal protein S1, translating to MMTEEFNESMITDIKEGDKVTGEVQQINDKHIDVHVNGAKFNGIIPISQLTTHHVEDANEVVKVGDEVEAYVTKIEVDEENETGSYILSKRQVEVEKSYASLQEKLDNNETIEAKVTEVVKGGLVVDVGQRGFIPASLISTDYIEDFSDYEGKVLELKVEELDPSNNRVILSRKAVEAEENAKKKEDLLNSIKEGDVLEGKVARLANFGAFIDLGGVDGLVHVSELSHEHVSSPEEVVAVGDTVKVKVRSVEPGSERVSLSIKDTLPSPFETIQSKFNEGDIVEGKVMRLASFGAFVEIGPGLQGLVHISEISNKHIGSPNEVLEPGQVVDVKILGINPAEERISLSIKAAAPAEETNEASQETTEQYTLSTDDESNNPTLGDMFADKFKNLNL from the coding sequence ATGATGACAGAAGAATTCAATGAATCAATGATCACAGACATTAAAGAAGGCGACAAGGTTACAGGTGAAGTACAACAAATCAATGATAAACATATTGATGTTCATGTGAATGGTGCAAAGTTTAATGGAATTATTCCTATTAGCCAATTAACAACGCACCATGTTGAAGATGCCAATGAAGTTGTCAAAGTAGGCGATGAAGTTGAAGCATATGTAACAAAAATTGAAGTAGACGAAGAGAATGAAACTGGCAGCTATATCTTATCTAAACGCCAAGTTGAAGTAGAAAAATCGTATGCATCATTACAAGAAAAGCTTGATAATAATGAGACGATTGAAGCTAAAGTAACTGAAGTAGTTAAAGGTGGATTAGTTGTAGACGTAGGTCAACGCGGTTTCATCCCTGCATCACTCATTTCAACTGATTACATTGAAGATTTCTCTGATTATGAAGGGAAAGTACTTGAACTTAAAGTTGAAGAGTTAGATCCTTCAAATAATCGTGTCATCCTAAGCCGCAAAGCTGTAGAAGCAGAAGAAAATGCTAAGAAAAAAGAAGATCTTTTAAATAGCATTAAAGAAGGCGATGTTTTAGAAGGTAAAGTGGCACGTCTTGCAAACTTTGGTGCATTTATCGATCTTGGCGGCGTAGACGGATTAGTTCACGTATCTGAGTTATCTCATGAGCACGTATCTTCACCGGAAGAAGTCGTTGCTGTGGGCGATACTGTCAAAGTAAAAGTACGCTCTGTAGAACCAGGCTCTGAACGTGTATCTTTATCAATCAAAGATACATTACCAAGCCCATTTGAAACAATCCAATCTAAGTTTAATGAAGGAGATATCGTAGAAGGTAAAGTGATGAGACTTGCTAGCTTTGGTGCATTTGTTGAAATTGGACCAGGCTTACAAGGACTTGTGCATATCTCTGAAATTAGCAACAAACATATTGGTTCACCAAATGAAGTGCTTGAGCCAGGTCAAGTGGTTGATGTGAAAATCTTAGGAATTAATCCTGCAGAGGAACGCATCTCACTTTCAATCAAAGCAGCTGCACCTGCTGAAGAAACGAATGAAGCTTCACAAGAAACAACAGAACAATATACATTATCTACAGATGATGAAAGCAACAATCCAACATTAGGGGATATGTTTGCTGACAAATTCAAAAACCTTAACCTATAA
- the der gene encoding ribosome biogenesis GTPase Der — MTKPVVAIVGRPNVGKSTIFNRIVGERVSIVEDTPGITRDRIYASGDWLTHDFNIIDTGGIEIGDAPFQTQIRAQAEIAIDEADVIIFMTNVREGVTQSDEMVAQMLYKSKKPVVLAVNKVDNPEMRNDIYDFYTLGFGEPYPLSGSHGLGLGDLLEAVAKHFKPEEEDPYDDSVIRLSLIGRPNVGKSSLVNAILGEERVIVSNIAGTTRDAIDTEYSYEGQDYVLIDTAGMRKKGKVYETTEKYSVLRALKAIERSNVVLVVLDAETGIIEQDKRVAGYAHEEGKAIVIVVNKWDTLEKDSKTMKRFMDDIRNNFQFLDYAQIAFVSAKEGTRLRTLFPLINEASENHKKRVQSSTLNEVITDAISMNPTPTDKGRRLNIFYTTQVAIEPPTFVVFVNDVELMHFSYKRYLENQIRSAFGFEGTPVHIIARKRN; from the coding sequence ATGACAAAACCAGTAGTGGCGATTGTAGGTCGTCCAAACGTTGGAAAGTCAACAATATTCAATAGAATCGTTGGCGAACGTGTCTCTATTGTTGAAGATACACCAGGAATTACACGAGATAGAATTTATGCCAGTGGTGATTGGCTCACACATGATTTTAATATTATTGATACTGGTGGTATCGAAATTGGAGATGCCCCATTCCAAACACAAATTCGTGCACAAGCCGAAATCGCAATTGATGAAGCAGATGTGATTATTTTTATGACAAATGTACGCGAAGGTGTGACACAAAGTGACGAAATGGTCGCTCAAATGCTTTACAAATCAAAGAAACCAGTTGTTCTAGCTGTAAACAAAGTAGACAACCCAGAAATGCGTAACGATATCTATGACTTCTATACACTAGGCTTTGGTGAACCTTATCCATTATCAGGCTCACACGGACTTGGGTTAGGGGATTTATTAGAAGCTGTTGCAAAACACTTCAAACCAGAAGAAGAAGATCCATATGATGATTCTGTTATCAGACTATCATTAATCGGTCGTCCAAATGTTGGGAAATCAAGTCTTGTCAATGCTATTTTAGGTGAGGAACGTGTCATTGTTTCAAATATCGCAGGTACAACACGTGATGCGATTGATACCGAATACAGCTATGAAGGTCAAGATTATGTCTTAATAGATACTGCCGGTATGCGTAAAAAGGGGAAAGTATACGAAACAACTGAAAAATATTCCGTATTACGTGCCTTAAAAGCCATTGAACGCTCTAATGTTGTATTAGTTGTACTCGATGCCGAAACAGGTATTATCGAGCAAGATAAACGTGTCGCAGGCTATGCGCATGAAGAAGGTAAAGCAATTGTAATTGTTGTAAATAAATGGGATACGTTAGAAAAAGACAGTAAAACAATGAAACGTTTTATGGATGATATTCGTAATAACTTCCAATTTTTAGACTATGCGCAAATTGCCTTTGTTTCTGCAAAAGAGGGAACTCGTCTTCGTACTTTATTCCCACTTATTAATGAAGCGAGCGAAAACCATAAAAAACGCGTACAAAGTTCAACATTAAATGAAGTCATTACAGATGCGATTTCTATGAATCCGACACCAACAGATAAAGGTCGTCGCTTAAATATTTTCTACACAACACAAGTTGCAATTGAACCACCAACATTCGTTGTATTTGTAAACGATGTAGAATTAATGCATTTTTCATATAAACGTTATTTAGAAAATCAAATTCGTAGTGCTTTCGGATTTGAAGGTACGCCCGTTCACATTATTGCACGTAAGCGAAATTAG
- a CDS encoding NAD(P)H-dependent glycerol-3-phosphate dehydrogenase, which translates to MTNITVFGTGSFGTALANVLAGNGHNTLMWGKTAKTVDEINTKHTNHAYLKDAAIHESVSATTDIQEAVDHADIYLVAIPTKAIRTVLSQVDERLTSKKQFIHVAKGIENKTFKRVSEMIEDVISPDHNGGVGVLSGPSHAEEVVIKQPTTVAAASSCPELCKTIQDLFMTDYLRVYTNEDLIGVEIGGALKNIIAIASGVLAGLGYGDNAKAALITRGLAEITRLGVKLGADPLTFQGLGGIGDLIVTCTSTHSRNYSLGYALGSGKTLQEILDEMNMVAEGVYTTESVYHLAKQMNVEMPITSALYHVLFESQPVQEALKDLMGRTKKSE; encoded by the coding sequence ATGACTAATATTACTGTTTTTGGGACTGGAAGTTTCGGTACTGCACTCGCAAATGTTCTTGCAGGTAACGGTCACAATACATTGATGTGGGGTAAAACTGCTAAAACTGTTGATGAGATAAATACAAAACATACAAATCACGCTTATCTAAAAGATGCAGCGATTCATGAATCAGTATCGGCAACAACAGATATTCAAGAAGCTGTCGATCATGCAGATATTTATTTGGTAGCAATACCTACTAAAGCTATTCGTACAGTATTATCACAAGTTGATGAACGATTAACTTCAAAGAAACAGTTCATTCATGTTGCAAAAGGTATTGAGAATAAAACATTTAAACGTGTCTCAGAAATGATTGAAGATGTCATTTCTCCAGATCATAATGGGGGCGTCGGTGTATTGTCAGGCCCGAGTCACGCTGAAGAAGTAGTCATTAAACAGCCGACAACTGTTGCAGCAGCTTCAAGTTGTCCTGAATTATGCAAAACCATTCAAGACTTATTTATGACAGATTATTTACGTGTCTATACGAATGAAGACTTGATTGGAGTAGAAATTGGTGGTGCATTAAAGAATATCATTGCGATTGCAAGTGGTGTGCTTGCCGGTCTAGGCTACGGTGACAATGCCAAAGCAGCACTGATTACACGTGGTTTAGCCGAAATCACACGTCTTGGTGTTAAATTAGGTGCTGATCCACTGACTTTCCAAGGCTTAGGTGGGATTGGTGACTTAATCGTAACATGCACGTCTACTCATTCACGTAACTACTCACTTGGTTATGCACTTGGTAGTGGTAAAACATTACAAGAAATACTCGATGAGATGAACATGGTGGCTGAAGGTGTTTATACAACTGAATCTGTTTATCATTTAGCAAAACAAATGAACGTTGAAATGCCAATTACTTCAGCACTTTATCATGTATTATTTGAATCACAACCTGTACAAGAAGCGTTAAAAGATTTAATGGGTAGAACAAAAAAATCAGAGTAA
- a CDS encoding HU family DNA-binding protein produces MNKTDLINAVAEQADLTKKDASLAVDAVFESIQNSLAKGDKVQLIGFGNFEVRERAARKGRNPQTGKEIDIPASKVPAFKAGKALKDAVK; encoded by the coding sequence ATGAACAAAACAGACTTAATCAACGCGGTTGCTGAACAAGCTGACTTAACTAAAAAAGACGCGAGCTTAGCAGTTGATGCCGTTTTTGAATCAATTCAAAACTCATTAGCTAAAGGTGACAAAGTACAATTAATCGGATTCGGTAACTTCGAAGTACGTGAACGTGCTGCTCGTAAGGGACGCAACCCACAAACAGGTAAAGAAATCGACATCCCTGCAAGCAAAGTACCAGCTTTCAAAGCGGGTAAAGCTTTAAAAGACGCAGTTAAATAA
- a CDS encoding heptaprenyl diphosphate synthase component 1 — MQNTYQLLNQQIKQRLEGIQFSQKIHINEALSLVLDSLHIPVQAKLACLSIDTSLKHLDKVSYQNYERDGILIGDLLSAHYYTLLSDINNTEFQIKMSQAIIKINELKSMLQHKVDQLPQSQVIEMIYHIETLLIKQVLDVFKSDKITREPISELIQKLNVSDMSYLQLFDHETSINLFQQLQEKYTN, encoded by the coding sequence ATGCAAAACACATATCAGTTACTTAATCAACAGATAAAACAACGTCTTGAAGGCATACAATTTTCACAAAAAATACATATCAATGAAGCACTCAGTCTAGTGCTCGATTCATTACATATTCCTGTCCAAGCAAAACTCGCATGTCTCTCAATCGATACATCACTTAAACATCTTGATAAAGTGAGCTATCAAAATTATGAGCGTGATGGTATTTTAATCGGTGATTTATTAAGTGCACATTATTACACTTTACTATCTGACATTAACAACACAGAATTTCAAATAAAGATGAGTCAAGCGATTATAAAAATTAATGAATTGAAATCCATGTTACAACATAAGGTAGATCAACTTCCACAATCTCAAGTAATTGAAATGATATATCACATTGAAACATTACTGATCAAACAAGTTTTAGATGTCTTTAAATCTGATAAAATAACGAGAGAACCTATTTCTGAACTGATTCAAAAATTGAATGTATCCGATATGAGTTATCTTCAATTGTTTGATCATGAAACATCGATCAATTTATTTCAACAATTACAAGAAAAATATACAAACTAA
- a CDS encoding demethylmenaquinone methyltransferase codes for MSKNKANKEQVHEVFQNISGKYDRLNNIISFEQHKSWRKKVMKEMNVQPGSIALDVCCGTADWTIALSHAVGPDGEVTGLDFSENMLKVGEEKTSNMDNIRLVQGDAMALPFEDNTFDYVTIGFGLRNIPDYKVALAEMYRVLKPGGMVVCLETSQPTIPVFKQGYKLYFKFIMPLFGKLFAKSKAEYEWLQQSAFDFPDRDTLKQLFESVHFQNVKVRSFTGGVAAMHLAYKPNTND; via the coding sequence ATGAGTAAAAATAAAGCAAACAAAGAGCAAGTACATGAAGTCTTTCAAAATATTTCGGGGAAATATGACCGCTTAAATAATATTATCAGTTTTGAACAACACAAAAGCTGGCGTAAAAAAGTGATGAAAGAGATGAATGTGCAACCTGGATCTATTGCATTAGATGTATGTTGTGGCACAGCAGATTGGACGATTGCACTCAGTCATGCTGTCGGGCCAGATGGAGAAGTCACTGGACTAGATTTCAGTGAAAATATGTTAAAAGTTGGCGAAGAAAAAACAAGTAATATGGATAATATTCGTCTTGTCCAAGGTGATGCCATGGCACTGCCATTTGAAGACAATACATTTGATTATGTCACAATTGGTTTTGGACTGCGTAATATTCCAGATTATAAAGTGGCTCTAGCTGAAATGTATCGTGTACTAAAACCAGGCGGTATGGTTGTATGTCTAGAAACAAGTCAACCTACGATTCCTGTATTTAAACAAGGATATAAACTTTACTTTAAATTCATCATGCCATTGTTCGGTAAATTGTTCGCTAAATCAAAAGCAGAATATGAATGGCTACAACAGTCTGCGTTTGACTTTCCTGATCGAGACACATTAAAGCAGCTATTTGAAAGTGTTCATTTCCAAAATGTTAAAGTGAGAAGCTTTACTGGTGGTGTTGCAGCGATGCACCTCGCGTATAAACCGAACACGAATGATTAA
- a CDS encoding polyprenyl synthetase family protein, with protein MSKINLNQEIKTIEKRLQQLVISDDSVLSSASSHLLKSGGKRVRPLFVILSSHVGPNPSNESAYRVATALELIHMATLVHDDVIDYSDKRRGKKTIEKKWDKPTAILTGNFLLARALEYLSYIEDPQIHKTLSHAITEVCRGELFQFQDQFRADQSMTNYLRRINRKTALLIQLSTEVGAMTSNADAHTVRTMRQIGHYIGMSFQIIDDILDFTSTAEKLGKPVGSDLHNGHLTLPVLLEMRKDPVFKQKIASLHAEADQALFEECIEHIRRSDVIEESKAISAKYLDKATKQLDLLSNDALKPLFQKIINKLQHRMR; from the coding sequence ATGTCGAAAATTAACTTAAATCAAGAAATAAAGACAATTGAAAAACGATTACAACAACTCGTTATAAGTGATGATTCTGTGCTTAGTTCGGCTTCGAGTCATCTGTTGAAGTCTGGGGGAAAACGCGTAAGACCTTTATTCGTTATTTTAAGTAGTCACGTGGGTCCTAACCCTTCAAATGAATCTGCTTATCGTGTTGCAACAGCACTGGAATTAATTCACATGGCTACGCTTGTGCATGACGATGTGATTGATTATAGTGATAAACGCCGTGGTAAAAAGACAATTGAGAAAAAATGGGATAAACCAACGGCTATTTTGACGGGTAACTTTCTACTTGCGAGAGCATTAGAATATTTATCTTATATTGAAGACCCTCAAATACACAAAACATTGTCACATGCCATCACTGAAGTTTGTCGTGGAGAACTTTTCCAATTTCAAGATCAATTTAGAGCTGATCAGTCCATGACAAATTATCTACGAAGAATTAATCGCAAAACGGCACTATTAATTCAACTGTCCACAGAAGTAGGGGCAATGACTTCAAATGCTGATGCGCATACTGTTCGTACAATGCGACAGATTGGACACTATATTGGCATGAGTTTCCAAATTATTGATGATATCTTGGACTTTACAAGTACAGCTGAAAAGCTTGGAAAACCAGTCGGCAGTGATTTGCACAATGGCCATCTGACATTACCTGTTTTATTAGAAATGCGAAAAGATCCAGTATTTAAACAAAAAATTGCATCATTGCATGCTGAAGCAGATCAAGCGCTATTTGAAGAATGTATTGAACATATACGACGTTCTGACGTTATTGAAGAATCAAAAGCCATTAGTGCGAAATATCTTGATAAAGCGACAAAGCAACTCGACTTATTATCAAATGATGCGCTAAAACCTCTTTTCCAAAAGATTATTAATAAATTACAACATCGAATGCGTTAA
- the ndk gene encoding nucleoside-diphosphate kinase, whose product MERTFVMIKPDAVQRKLIGEIVQRIERKGLKLVGAKLMTVSQSLAETHYGEHKERPFYNDLISFITSAPVFAMVVEGEDAVNVSRHIIGATNPTEASVGTIRGDLGLTVGRNVVHGSDSVESAEREIALWFDESEISSYTLPEEVWVYE is encoded by the coding sequence ATGGAAAGAACTTTTGTAATGATTAAACCAGATGCAGTACAACGTAAACTAATTGGAGAAATTGTTCAACGCATCGAACGTAAGGGGCTAAAATTAGTCGGTGCTAAGTTGATGACTGTATCTCAATCATTAGCAGAAACACATTATGGCGAACACAAAGAAAGACCATTTTACAATGATTTAATTAGTTTCATTACATCAGCACCTGTATTTGCGATGGTAGTAGAAGGTGAAGATGCGGTCAATGTATCTCGTCATATCATTGGGGCTACAAATCCAACTGAAGCTTCTGTAGGCACAATTCGTGGTGATCTTGGCTTGACAGTAGGACGCAACGTAGTTCACGGATCAGATTCTGTAGAGTCAGCAGAACGAGAAATTGCTTTATGGTTTGACGAATCAGAAATTAGTTCATACACATTACCTGAAGAAGTTTGGGTATACGAATAA
- the aroC gene encoding chorismate synthase has protein sequence MRFLTAGESHGPQLTVIVEGLPANMKVDIEKLNQEMYKRQGGYGRGRRMQIEKDSVEIVSGVRHGYTLGSPITIVIKNDDFTHWRNIMGAAPISEQEEAEMKRVITKPRPGHADLVGGLKYQHRDLRNVLERSSARETAARVAVGALCKQLLQQLDIDVYSRVVSIGGISDKPEYAIEDIINHVDSNDVRVVDENIAQQMRDKIDQTKKDGDSIGGVVQVIVNHMPVGIGSYVHYDRKLDGRIAQSVVGINAFKGVSFGEGFAAGEKLGSEIQDPIHYDTENGYYRASNHLGGLEGGMSNGMPLIVNGVMKPIPTLYRPLASVDINTKEPFKATIERSDSCAVPAASIVCEHAVTFEVARALLEEFESNDISILKDQVDKRREMNINF, from the coding sequence ATGAGATTTTTAACAGCAGGAGAATCACATGGTCCGCAATTAACAGTCATTGTTGAAGGATTACCCGCTAATATGAAGGTAGATATTGAAAAATTAAATCAAGAAATGTATAAGCGACAAGGGGGATACGGTCGTGGTAGACGTATGCAAATAGAAAAAGATAGTGTTGAAATTGTTTCAGGTGTTCGCCATGGTTATACACTAGGTAGTCCCATTACCATCGTGATTAAAAATGATGACTTCACACATTGGCGTAATATTATGGGAGCTGCACCTATCTCTGAGCAAGAAGAAGCAGAGATGAAACGTGTGATTACAAAGCCAAGACCTGGACATGCAGACCTAGTTGGTGGTTTGAAATATCAGCATCGTGATTTGCGTAACGTACTTGAGCGTTCATCTGCACGTGAAACCGCTGCACGAGTAGCAGTAGGGGCCCTATGCAAACAACTCTTACAACAACTTGATATCGACGTGTATAGTCGTGTTGTTTCAATTGGCGGCATTAGTGACAAACCTGAATATGCCATTGAAGACATCATCAATCATGTTGATAGCAATGATGTTCGTGTTGTTGATGAAAACATTGCACAACAAATGCGTGATAAAATCGACCAAACGAAAAAAGACGGTGATTCAATTGGAGGCGTTGTACAAGTCATCGTCAATCATATGCCTGTGGGTATTGGCAGCTATGTTCACTATGATCGCAAGTTAGACGGCCGTATTGCACAAAGTGTTGTTGGGATCAATGCTTTTAAAGGTGTATCATTTGGTGAAGGATTTGCAGCCGGAGAAAAATTAGGTAGTGAAATCCAAGATCCTATCCATTACGATACAGAAAATGGGTACTACCGTGCTTCCAACCATCTAGGAGGACTAGAAGGTGGTATGTCAAACGGCATGCCATTAATTGTGAACGGTGTCATGAAACCTATTCCAACTTTATATCGTCCACTCGCATCAGTTGACATCAATACGAAAGAACCATTTAAAGCAACAATTGAACGTTCTGATAGCTGTGCCGTTCCAGCAGCGAGTATTGTCTGTGAACATGCCGTTACATTTGAAGTGGCACGTGCATTGTTAGAAGAATTTGAATCAAATGATATATCAATTCTAAAAGATCAAGTAGACAAGCGCCGTGAGATGAATATTAACTTTTAG
- the aroB gene encoding 3-dehydroquinate synthase: protein MKLMTTYANDNYPVIVANQAIDSLAQFATNYQDVFLFIDENVEANWSSKVQNATQQGITKTFILPSGEQLKTLQHYELYMEQLLSFQPTRNTCLVAIGGGAVGDFVGFLAATLLRGVDFIQVPTTILAHDSSIGGKVGINATHGKNLIGAFHRPAAVLYDLEFLTSLPQNEVLSGYGEVYKHGLLNGADSVKTLETTYPNLSALLKLTNMEAHLIDGIQTKLNIVVNDEKEKGQRQWLNLGHTFGHAVEYQTKIPHGHAVMIGILYQMIVANLMLQANHPVQHYYDYFKQLGYPLQMIESLNFEPLLKLMKQDKKNNQIGIRMVLLKNIGQPTVETVPIHILEQAFNTLKSY from the coding sequence ATGAAATTAATGACAACTTATGCGAATGATAACTATCCAGTGATTGTCGCAAACCAAGCAATTGATTCTTTAGCACAGTTCGCAACAAACTATCAGGATGTCTTTCTATTTATAGATGAAAATGTAGAAGCAAACTGGTCCTCAAAAGTTCAAAATGCCACTCAACAAGGTATTACAAAAACCTTTATTTTACCAAGTGGCGAACAACTGAAAACACTTCAACATTATGAACTTTATATGGAACAGCTACTTTCCTTTCAACCAACTCGAAATACATGTTTAGTTGCTATAGGGGGCGGTGCTGTAGGTGACTTTGTGGGCTTTTTAGCCGCAACATTATTACGTGGTGTTGACTTTATACAAGTGCCTACAACGATTCTCGCCCATGATTCAAGTATTGGTGGGAAAGTAGGTATTAATGCAACACATGGCAAAAACTTAATCGGTGCTTTTCATAGACCTGCAGCTGTGTTGTATGATTTGGAATTTTTAACATCATTACCACAAAATGAAGTATTGAGTGGTTACGGTGAAGTCTATAAACATGGTTTATTGAATGGTGCAGATTCTGTAAAAACTTTAGAGACGACTTATCCCAATCTTTCTGCATTATTAAAATTAACGAATATGGAAGCACACCTCATTGATGGTATTCAAACAAAACTCAATATCGTCGTTAATGATGAAAAAGAGAAGGGGCAGCGTCAGTGGCTGAATCTGGGCCATACTTTTGGACATGCTGTGGAATATCAAACAAAGATACCACACGGTCATGCTGTCATGATTGGTATTTTATATCAAATGATTGTCGCGAATCTCATGCTACAAGCTAATCATCCAGTACAACATTATTATGATTATTTCAAACAACTGGGATACCCACTTCAAATGATTGAATCACTGAATTTTGAGCCATTATTAAAATTGATGAAACAAGATAAGAAAAATAATCAAATAGGTATTCGTATGGTACTTCTAAAAAATATAGGACAACCAACTGTAGAAACTGTACCGATTCATATATTAGAACAGGCGTTTAATACTTTAAAATCATATTGA